TTTGTTTGGTGGAAATGGAATCGATTTTGGGTTATATGATTAGACCACATACCAATCAATTACCATAAAAAGGTCGAGTCAGGAATATATTATTTTTCCagaatattcattaattaattctTCTAAAATCTTAAGCAAATCCACAGCTTTTTCCACtgataatattattatatgtggAGAATTCAGAACAGTATATATAACTTTTCACAAACATGGTAACTCCAAATTGTAAATATATAAGTATTGTGTCTTCAACTTAGCTCTATTATACATATCTAGAAGCTTATCCTTTCTAGTTTCTGTTCTGCCAAGAAGTTAACCTCAAAACGACAGATTGATCACGGGGTTAAATACAACAgccatattatatttttatagatttataatttttaatatacGAAATTATGAACAACTCATGTCATTCACTCACCATGTGCTAAGGTTGAAAATCACAAACTATATACCTTGTCCCTTTgctaaataaacaaaatatacagaGCTGTATTATCCCAACACCTTCCTATTGTTGTTTGACACCTGGCAACTCAGTGGTCCCATCACCacattctttttcttctcttctaagaGATACCCTTTTTCAAGTTTTAAAGCCTTAATCATAATAAAACTCTCATAAGACTTTCTTTCTCCCAAGTCTCATTCCTTTCTCtctttacttttttatttttactttccTTTTTCCTGTCACAAAGACACATTTATTAAAGTTCTACTACTCATAAGGGGCAATCAATTTTAtcatcatttattattattattattattattattattattatgatggcTTCCTTTTGGTCATTACTCTCAACAATGTTGATTGTTTTCATGATTTCTTATTCTCATTCCTTTTCATTCCCACTGGCCTTGGCTTTTTCTCAATCAGATATCCAGTTCTCGACCATTTCAGCGGCTCCAGCAGTTCTACCAGGTGGCCCTGTAACAGCTCCATTATCTCCAGCTCTTTCTCCGGACATCACTCCTCTGTTTCCCACTCCCGGAAAACAGCATCTTTCTCCTGAAGAATCCTCACTCCCGACCATTCCATCTAGCCCGAGCCCCCCCAATCCAGACGATGTGATTGCTCCGGGACCTGGAATAGCGTTTCCTCCATCTGGGTCTTTGCCGGCTTCTTATGCTTCCTCATCTGGGCCCCTCAGCCTTGCTCTGTTCTTGGGCTTTTCCTGGTTCTTTGCATAATGTAGGAGCAAAAACAAAAAAGGTACTTGGTGATGATTCTTATTCAAGGAAAGAAAGAATAAaagtaagagaaagaaaaaagaggTGGGCAAATTCAATTATTGTTGTATGTAAGTGCTTCAGCTTTGTTATTTTGGTAGTATATATTTACAGGTGTTGTTGTATGTGTTTTAGTGTGATGTTAAGAGGTAGATGATGATATGTACTTAAGTGAATTTTGATAGGTATGGTGACTGGGATTTTTCAGAATAAGTATTATAAAGTAAATAAAGATTGTTGGTtcaatttatctttttttttctttctaaatgtCTCTATTGTATTGGTGATGGAAAGCTTGGAAAGTATCAGAACACGATTCCCATTTACTATGGCTAGGagcattattataattataattttattttatttctagtGGAAATGTTGGTAGTTGTTTTTGTAGATCTTTTTTAATATGGTCTCTAGTCTTTGCAAATGTATTATTAGTACCTAACAACCATATAGATCGAACAACAAAACCCACTACGAGGTTACCTTAAACCAAAGAAATAACCAATTAAGAGGGGCAATACCATTAACACCAagataaaagaaattaatatAGCAATAAATTGAATTACATGCAAGATAGATAAACACCAATAGAACTATCAACAATGATGGAAGCtaataaaagaaaaaggtaaaaaaaaaacttgtattTCTAACTCTGAGTTCAGGGGCCAAACCCCATGTAGTATAAGGCTATGGACATCTTTAGTATAAGACTGGTGCTCTACATACTACGCTAATTGCATACTTGTTATGTCTAAAGAGCAACAATAGGATACTTTGGAGGAGACCCATTCTTAAACATCTTCCCCAAAAAAGACTCCTTTAATTTGTTAAACTCAAAGGGACTACTCTGCCTTTTGGGGGAGTCTTTCACAAGACACTTCCTCAGCTTCAAATTCTCTTCCTTGAGCATGTCAACTGCCATACTAAGCTGCCTTATAACCTGTCTCTTCTCATCATCTTTCTGCTTTAATTGATCCTTTTGAGCTTTGTTCTCCTCCTGAAGTCTCTCCACTTCTTCCTTCAACTTTCTCAGTTCTTCATAATCAATCCCACCCAAACATTTCACTTCTTCAGTTTCTTCATGAATTCGTGCGGTTTCACATTCCTGCTCATCTTCTTCCAGCTCAGGATCATCGACTTCTGATTCAGCAAAATCTTCGGTGTCACAAGTTTCAGAGTAGCTATCATAGGTCTGATAGGGGATCACACTCACCGGCTTCTCTACTTGATATTTGGTTGAAGAGAATGGGGACCTTAAAGATGTCACTACCCGAGTTCCAGAATCTGACTTTACTTGATCATACTTCTCTGCTAATAAGCGATGGGTTCGATAAAACTCTTCAACCATGCTAACTAGCTCAGGCCGCTTTTTGTAATACATTTCTGCACGTTGGGCAAAGGAGTCGGCATCCGTCTCAATAAATTTTAGCATTGACTCTGTCTTGTGATCTAGATCTGATATCAAAGAGAGAAGACATGCATCAATGTGGCTATAATACCCATGAAAATTGTGAATAaattcatatatacatatatataaacttgTATAAATAGAATACGGTCAAAGATGCGTCTACTGTAGACTACAAACTGAGACGCTATCTATCCAAGCACAAATACCCTCGTTTACatgcatataattttttttcatagaaaaatgaaGTCAAAGGCATGTAGACTCTAAGCCAGACCGAGTACTCTGTAAGTACGCATCCATTAATCGGTTACTGGTACAAACTATATAATGAAAAAATGTAACCAAATTCAGTAATCTTCTAAAGCACAAATTACCTAAGAAacgaaataataataaaaaaatatagagtTGAAGTCATAGGCATGTATAGTTGAAAGCACAGTACCCTGAGAGTACTCATCCATAAACAGGTAACGGTTACAGATAccatactgaaatgtaactaaattTAGTATCTCCTTCTACACGAATGAAGTTATAGGCATGTAAAGTCAAAGGCAAACCGGGTACTCTAAGAACACTCATCCATAAACTAGTTACTAGTACAAATAACATGAATAAATGTAACCAATGTTCATTGCTAAATGCAACCTCAAATATTTGGGACCAAAAGTAGTTAGTGGTAACCATTAAATACATTGAACAAGAGTCACCTCCTCCAAACAGAAAGCCCAACATTAGACAACTGAACACTATAATTACCAAAATTAAATGCAGAAAACTGAAGCAAAAAGAGAAACGCagtaaaacattgttcaaacttGAATTGAATTTTATCTTTAGACCCTAGCTCTCTATTTACGCTTTGTCATCATAGAATATTGCTTAAAAAATGCTCTTATTTACACATAACTAAATTTCAAAGAGTCCAAAGTAAAGTTACAAAGAGTGCATTGGAAGGTTATTATGAGATCGTCATTACATAATAATAAAGAAGTTGACACAATACGTGGGGGACCTTAGGTCATCGTCAGTGCGAACCAccactataatactactaacttTTCTATTTCACTAGATGTAATCATTATAACGTTGACCCTAAATTTCTTTCCTGTTCCAAAATCAAGATAATATACAGTACAGAACATCCTCATAATTATCAAAGGGTCCTCATAATTATCAAGATAATATACAGTACAGTACATCCTCATAATTATCAAAGGGTCCTCCTAAGGCCCGTTTCACTTCCTCATTCTTAATTTAATATGTACCCCAAAAATAACATATCGAATATAACGATTCATGGAGATggtttcattttaaaaaaaaataataatgagatCACTGTATTTTTGTATTGCAAACTTTACTGTGTACAGCGAATTAAACTAGTGTGTCAGATGAAGGCAAAagcctttatacatatatatatatatatacatataaaacatAAGAATGAATCGTTTAATAAAAAACACATAAATTTTTCCATAAAAAGATATATAATGTAATGGAAATTGGCAACAATATTAGAACCTTCCCTTAGCCCCACATGTGGTAAAGTGTGTTTGATCAAAGACAAAACTAGCCATCCACATGGGAAACCCACCTTTTTGGATTAATTGCCAAAATACTTCACTTTTCATTTTACCGGGGTTTCTACTTAGTACTAAGTGGTAGACTTGTATGTTTCCTAACTTCATGAATAATAAACTAATTCAGAGTCTTAC
The genomic region above belongs to Humulus lupulus chromosome 1, drHumLupu1.1, whole genome shotgun sequence and contains:
- the LOC133794121 gene encoding protein NETWORKED 3A-like: MVGIVKNQSSHWWWLDHQSTSKRSPWLQSTLADLDHKTESMLKFIETDADSFAQRAEMYYKKRPELVSMVEEFYRTHRLLAEKYDQVKSDSGTRVVTSLRSPFSSTKYQVEKPVSVIPYQTYDSYSETCDTEDFAESEVDDPELEEDEQECETARIHEETEEVKCLGGIDYEELRKLKEEVERLQEENKAQKDQLKQKDDEKRQVIRQLSMAVDMLKEENLKLRKCLVKDSPKRQSSPFEFNKLKESFLGKMFKNGSPPKYPIVAL